One Cystobacter ferrugineus genomic window, GTGACGGTGGAGACGCCGCGAGGCACGCGCTCGGTGGGCACGGCCATCTACTACCTGCTGCCGCGCGGCACGTTCGCCGCGTGGCACCGGGTGAGCTCGGCCGAGCTGTGGCACTTCTACGATGGCCACGCGCTGACGATGTACCTGCTCGATGAAACCCAGGGCCGGCTGGAGACGGTGACGCTGGGCCGGGATGTCACACGTGGGGAGAGGCCGCAGGTGCTCGTACCGGCCGGGGTGCTCCAGGCGGCCCTGCCCCAAGGGGAGTACACGCTGTGCGGCTGCACGGTGGCCCCGGGCTTCGACTTCTCGGACTGGGAGATGCCCCGCGGCGAGGAGTTGGCGGCTCGCCATCCCGAGCACGCGGAGCTGTTCCGTCAGCTCAGCCATCCGGGCGTCCCGAAATCGGGAGGTTGAATAAACCCCCGGCATTTTCGTCGGCGGCGCACCATGCTCTCCCTGCTCACCCTCCTCTGGTTGGCTTCCGCCCCCATCCCCGTGGAGTCCCTGCCCACGCCGCCCGCGC contains:
- a CDS encoding cupin domain-containing protein, with product MIDELVRTLGLAPHPEGGFFRETWRSAVTVETPRGTRSVGTAIYYLLPRGTFAAWHRVSSAELWHFYDGHALTMYLLDETQGRLETVTLGRDVTRGERPQVLVPAGVLQAALPQGEYTLCGCTVAPGFDFSDWEMPRGEELAARHPEHAELFRQLSHPGVPKSGG